From a single Eleginops maclovinus isolate JMC-PN-2008 ecotype Puerto Natales chromosome 18, JC_Emac_rtc_rv5, whole genome shotgun sequence genomic region:
- the LOC134880641 gene encoding protein yippee-like 2 isoform X1 gives MVRMTRSKTFQAYLPSCHRTYSCIHCRAHLANHDELISKPSHLCLVSSLQSFQGSQGRAYLFNSVVNVGCGPAEERVLLTGLHAVADIYCENCKTTLGWKYEHAFESSQKYKEGKFIIELAHMIKDNGWD, from the exons ATGGTCAGAATGACGCGCTCCAAGACCTTCCAGGCTTACCTGCCGAGCTGCCACCGGACCTACAGCTGCATCCACTGCCGAGCTCACCTGGCCAACCACGATGAGCTCATCTCCAAG CCTTCTCATCTTTGTCTCGTCTCGTCTCTGCAGTCGTTTCAAGGCAGCCAAGGCAGGGCCTACCTGTTCAACTCAGT GGTGAACGTTGGGTGTGgtcctgcagaggagagagtcCTGCTCACAGGCCTGCATGCTGTAGCAGATATCTACTGTGAGAACTGCAAGACCACCTTGGGCTGGAAATAC GAACATGCCTTTGAGAGCAGTCAGAAGTACAAAGAGGGCAAGTTCATCATTGAGCTGGCCCACATGATCAAGGACAACGGCTGGGACTGA
- the LOC134880641 gene encoding protein yippee-like 2 isoform X2 yields the protein MVRMTRSKTFQAYLPSCHRTYSCIHCRAHLANHDELISKSFQGSQGRAYLFNSVVNVGCGPAEERVLLTGLHAVADIYCENCKTTLGWKYEHAFESSQKYKEGKFIIELAHMIKDNGWD from the exons ATGGTCAGAATGACGCGCTCCAAGACCTTCCAGGCTTACCTGCCGAGCTGCCACCGGACCTACAGCTGCATCCACTGCCGAGCTCACCTGGCCAACCACGATGAGCTCATCTCCAAG TCGTTTCAAGGCAGCCAAGGCAGGGCCTACCTGTTCAACTCAGT GGTGAACGTTGGGTGTGgtcctgcagaggagagagtcCTGCTCACAGGCCTGCATGCTGTAGCAGATATCTACTGTGAGAACTGCAAGACCACCTTGGGCTGGAAATAC GAACATGCCTTTGAGAGCAGTCAGAAGTACAAAGAGGGCAAGTTCATCATTGAGCTGGCCCACATGATCAAGGACAACGGCTGGGACTGA